In the Leifsonia sp. 466MF genome, one interval contains:
- a CDS encoding SRPBCC domain-containing protein, with protein MVDVERSIVVRATQERVWAAIVDSREFGAWFGAEFDGPFEVGRTTTGRIVPPTVDAEVAAAQEPHRGSPITAEVIAIEPQTRFAFRWRPAPGSDVLTTVEFRLATEGDGVRVTITEDGFGALPEDVRDQTRESNDGGWEAQTRLLSTYLERP; from the coding sequence ATGGTGGATGTGGAGCGCAGCATCGTGGTGCGGGCGACGCAGGAGCGCGTGTGGGCGGCCATCGTCGACTCCAGGGAGTTCGGGGCGTGGTTCGGCGCGGAGTTCGACGGGCCGTTCGAGGTCGGCCGGACGACGACCGGACGGATCGTCCCGCCGACAGTCGACGCCGAGGTCGCCGCCGCACAGGAGCCGCACCGCGGATCCCCGATCACGGCCGAGGTCATCGCCATCGAGCCGCAGACGCGGTTCGCCTTCCGCTGGCGGCCGGCGCCGGGCTCCGACGTGCTGACGACCGTCGAGTTCCGCCTGGCGACCGAGGGCGACGGCGTCCGCGTCACCATCACGGAGGACGGATTCGGGGCACTGCCCGAGGACGTCCGCGATCAGACGCGCGAGAGCAACGACGGCGGCTGGGAGGCGCAGACCCGGCTGCTCAGTACGTATCTGGAACGCCCGTGA
- a CDS encoding META domain-containing protein, with protein sequence MNPAHRLRPATGRAIAGASALLLALAALAGCAPSSASDYTGTWTSDHPAGTSLDLKDGGQLSGNDGCNSLTGTWTESKGSITFGALAATKMACADVDPWLSKAASARSDGDTLNVYDEAGTQIGVLDRK encoded by the coding sequence GTGAATCCAGCGCACCGACTTCGCCCCGCCACCGGACGTGCCATCGCGGGCGCCTCGGCGCTCCTGCTGGCGCTCGCCGCTCTGGCCGGCTGCGCCCCGTCGAGCGCCTCCGACTACACCGGAACCTGGACCTCCGATCATCCGGCCGGCACCAGTCTCGACCTGAAGGACGGCGGCCAGCTCAGCGGCAACGACGGCTGCAACTCGCTGACCGGCACCTGGACCGAATCGAAGGGATCGATCACCTTCGGCGCGCTGGCCGCGACGAAGATGGCGTGCGCCGACGTGGATCCGTGGTTGTCGAAGGCTGCGAGCGCGCGCTCCGACGGCGACACCCTGAACGTCTACGACGAGGCCGGGACGCAGATCGGCGTGCTCGACCGCAAGTGA
- a CDS encoding alkyl/aryl-sulfatase produces the protein MQQNDPAPSIREAHRAASAALPFSDDADFAAAERGFLGTLDDPAIRDASGAVVWDTSTFGFLEGDAPLTVHPSLWRQGKLVLKNGLFEVTEGLYQVRGLDLSVMSFIEGDSGVIVVDPLLTKETGAAALGLYRRHRGDRPIVAVIFTHSHLDHFGGVLGIVSAEEVDDGRVEIVAPAGFIEHSISENVYAGTAMARRAGYMYGAALDRGPSGQVGAGLGLTLSTGETTLLVPTIDVAETGEKLTFDGVEFEFQLAPNTEAPAEMHFFIPRYNALCMAENATHNLHNLLTLRGALVRDPHVWSEYLTEAIERYGDRADVLFTSHHWPTWGREELVAFLRVQRDLYGYLHDQTLRLLNRGLTGTEIAEELTLPPALEREWSTRGYYGSVSHNVKAIAQRYLGWFDGNPARLWPHPPQALAERYVAALGGVDRVVELAQAAYDDGDFRWAATLLDHAVFADPDSTAAKSLYADALEQLAYGSENATWRNFFLSGATELREGNFGTPTAANAPAVLAELTPAQIFDSIAVTVDGPRAWDLDLSLEVVFSDLGRTFHLTLTNGVLIHVERRAPGDVPLRLTITKPDFLALLGGNPTPSSLSLEGDAVVLQQLTAVLQPGDPDFHIVLP, from the coding sequence ATGCAGCAGAACGATCCGGCTCCGTCCATCCGAGAGGCCCACCGGGCAGCGAGCGCAGCGCTCCCGTTCTCCGACGACGCGGACTTCGCGGCGGCCGAGCGCGGGTTCCTCGGCACCTTGGACGACCCGGCCATCCGCGACGCGTCCGGCGCGGTCGTCTGGGACACCTCCACCTTCGGCTTCTTGGAGGGGGATGCGCCGCTCACGGTTCACCCGAGCCTCTGGCGCCAGGGGAAGCTCGTGCTGAAGAACGGGCTGTTCGAGGTGACGGAGGGCCTCTACCAGGTGCGCGGGCTGGACCTGTCGGTGATGTCGTTCATCGAGGGGGACTCCGGCGTCATCGTCGTCGATCCGCTTCTCACGAAGGAGACCGGAGCCGCCGCGCTCGGACTCTACCGGCGGCACCGCGGCGACCGCCCGATCGTCGCGGTGATCTTCACGCACAGCCACCTGGACCACTTCGGCGGCGTGCTCGGCATCGTCAGCGCGGAGGAGGTGGATGACGGCCGCGTCGAGATCGTCGCCCCGGCCGGGTTCATCGAGCACTCCATCTCGGAGAACGTCTACGCGGGAACGGCGATGGCGCGGAGGGCCGGCTACATGTACGGCGCCGCGCTCGACCGCGGCCCCTCCGGTCAGGTGGGGGCGGGCCTCGGCCTGACCCTGTCGACGGGTGAGACGACCCTGCTCGTGCCGACGATCGACGTCGCCGAGACCGGCGAGAAGCTCACCTTCGACGGGGTGGAGTTCGAGTTCCAGCTGGCCCCGAACACCGAGGCTCCGGCGGAGATGCACTTCTTCATCCCGCGCTACAACGCGCTGTGCATGGCCGAGAACGCGACCCACAACCTCCACAACCTGCTGACCCTCCGCGGTGCCCTCGTGCGCGACCCCCACGTGTGGTCGGAGTACCTCACCGAGGCGATCGAACGCTACGGCGACCGCGCCGACGTGCTCTTCACCTCCCACCACTGGCCCACCTGGGGGCGGGAGGAGCTGGTCGCCTTCCTGCGCGTCCAGCGCGATCTGTACGGGTACCTGCACGACCAGACGTTGCGGCTGCTGAACAGGGGGCTGACCGGCACGGAGATCGCGGAGGAGCTGACGCTGCCGCCGGCCCTGGAGCGGGAGTGGAGCACGCGAGGCTACTACGGGTCCGTTTCGCACAACGTCAAGGCGATCGCGCAGCGCTACCTCGGCTGGTTCGACGGCAATCCGGCGCGGCTCTGGCCGCATCCACCACAGGCGCTCGCCGAGCGGTACGTGGCGGCGCTCGGCGGCGTCGACCGCGTCGTCGAGCTGGCACAGGCGGCCTACGACGATGGCGACTTCCGCTGGGCGGCCACCCTGCTCGACCACGCCGTGTTCGCCGATCCGGACAGCACGGCGGCGAAGTCCCTCTATGCCGACGCCCTGGAGCAGCTCGCCTACGGCTCGGAGAACGCCACCTGGCGCAACTTCTTCCTCTCAGGAGCGACCGAACTGCGGGAGGGCAACTTCGGAACTCCGACCGCCGCGAACGCCCCGGCCGTGCTCGCCGAGCTGACGCCGGCGCAGATCTTCGACTCGATCGCCGTCACCGTCGACGGGCCGCGTGCGTGGGATCTGGACCTGTCGCTGGAGGTCGTCTTCAGTGACCTCGGCCGCACCTTCCACCTGACGCTGACGAACGGCGTGCTCATCCATGTCGAACGCCGGGCGCCGGGCGACGTGCCGCTGCGTCTGACGATCACCAAGCCGGACTTCCTGGCGCTGCTGGGCGGGAATCCGACGCCGTCGAGCTTGTCGCTGGAGGGGGATGCCGTGGTGCTGCAGCAGCTGACGGCCGTGTTGCAGCCCGGGGACCCCGACTTCCACATCGTCCTGCCATAG
- a CDS encoding ArsR/SmtB family transcription factor: protein MIATLDAAAPVFAALGDPTRLGLVLTLGETGPRTAARLAAERPVTRQAVEKHLAVLDAAGLVHSERRGRERLWRVDPVALASAGELLQQASARWDAALERLRIHVEG, encoded by the coding sequence GTGATCGCGACGCTCGACGCCGCCGCGCCGGTGTTCGCCGCGCTCGGCGACCCCACCCGGCTGGGGCTGGTGCTCACCCTCGGCGAGACGGGCCCGAGGACGGCGGCGCGGCTCGCGGCCGAACGCCCGGTGACACGGCAGGCGGTCGAGAAGCACCTCGCGGTGCTGGACGCTGCAGGCCTGGTGCACAGCGAGCGCCGCGGACGGGAACGGCTCTGGCGGGTCGACCCGGTCGCGCTCGCGTCGGCCGGCGAGTTGCTGCAGCAGGCATCGGCGCGGTGGGATGCGGCGCTGGAGCGGCTGCGCATCCACGTCGAGGGATGA
- a CDS encoding MFS transporter produces MAGRWGAVTVLGAAQFVMVLDSTVMNVSISTVVADLDTTIAAMQTAITFYTLTMAAFMLLGAKLGDVWGRKRALIIGSIVYAIGSLTTALSPNIVVLFVGWSIVEGLGAVLVIPAIAALIADNYQGHARVTAFAVIGASSGAAVAAGPLIGGFLTTYASWRYVFAGEVVIMAVVLLFSFLVGDHGTRSRIRIDILSVLLSAAGLVLIVYALLQTKSWGWILAGAGAPYTLLGLSPVPYLVAAGCVLLWLFFVRQRRLVASGRPPLLDVSLLRISQLRAGVGSLAIQYTVTAGLFFIVPIYLQLTLGLDALETGIRVFPLSISLVLFSVLGTMFSKRFSPRLIARIGQLTLVVASLILLGSVDVELNNWLFATGMFIAGAALGLLASQLGNVTMSAVGPTQLSEAGGIQGVFQNLGSSLGTALIGSVMIASLSSVFAGAVAESTLPDDVKSTVQERTQEGITPVAVADVPKIASDAGLGDDDAKALAGLYETSQLRSLELSFAALALVSCGALFFSRNLPREIVGGSAEPTPSRPERRSARRT; encoded by the coding sequence ATGGCGGGACGCTGGGGTGCGGTGACGGTGCTGGGGGCGGCGCAGTTCGTCATGGTGCTCGACAGCACGGTCATGAACGTGTCCATCTCGACGGTCGTTGCGGACCTCGACACGACCATCGCCGCCATGCAGACGGCGATCACCTTCTACACGCTGACGATGGCGGCGTTCATGCTCCTCGGAGCGAAGCTCGGTGATGTCTGGGGCCGCAAGCGTGCACTCATCATCGGATCCATCGTGTACGCCATCGGGTCGCTGACGACAGCGCTCAGCCCGAACATCGTCGTGCTGTTCGTCGGCTGGTCGATCGTCGAAGGGCTCGGCGCCGTGCTGGTCATCCCGGCGATCGCGGCGCTGATCGCCGACAACTACCAGGGGCACGCCCGGGTCACCGCCTTCGCCGTGATCGGGGCGTCGTCGGGGGCGGCCGTCGCCGCGGGTCCGCTCATCGGCGGCTTCCTGACCACCTACGCGAGCTGGCGGTACGTCTTCGCCGGCGAGGTCGTCATCATGGCCGTCGTCCTGCTGTTCAGCTTCCTCGTCGGCGATCACGGGACGCGATCGCGCATCCGCATCGACATCCTCTCCGTCCTGCTCTCCGCCGCCGGTCTGGTGCTCATCGTCTACGCCCTGCTGCAGACCAAGAGCTGGGGCTGGATCCTCGCCGGGGCGGGAGCGCCGTACACGCTGCTCGGGCTGTCGCCGGTGCCGTATCTTGTGGCGGCGGGCTGCGTCCTGCTGTGGCTGTTCTTCGTACGGCAGCGCCGGCTCGTGGCCAGCGGCCGGCCCCCGCTGCTCGATGTGTCGCTGCTGCGGATCTCGCAGCTGCGCGCGGGCGTCGGCAGTCTCGCGATCCAGTACACCGTCACGGCCGGGCTCTTCTTCATCGTTCCGATCTACCTGCAGCTGACCCTGGGGCTGGATGCGCTCGAGACCGGGATCCGCGTGTTCCCGCTCTCGATCTCCCTCGTCCTCTTCTCGGTCCTCGGCACGATGTTCTCGAAACGGTTCTCGCCGCGCCTGATCGCGCGCATCGGCCAACTGACGCTTGTGGTGGCCAGCCTCATCCTGCTCGGCTCGGTGGATGTGGAGCTCAACAACTGGCTCTTCGCCACCGGGATGTTCATCGCCGGGGCCGCGCTCGGCCTGTTGGCCTCCCAGCTCGGCAACGTGACGATGTCGGCGGTCGGTCCCACCCAGCTGAGCGAGGCCGGCGGCATCCAGGGCGTCTTCCAGAACCTGGGCTCGTCGCTCGGCACAGCGCTGATCGGCTCGGTCATGATCGCGTCGCTCTCGAGCGTATTCGCAGGGGCAGTGGCCGAGAGCACGCTGCCCGACGACGTCAAGAGCACGGTACAGGAGCGCACTCAGGAGGGCATCACCCCGGTCGCCGTCGCGGACGTGCCGAAGATCGCGTCGGACGCCGGGCTCGGCGACGACGACGCGAAAGCCCTGGCCGGGCTGTACGAGACGTCGCAGCTGCGGTCGCTCGAACTGTCGTTCGCGGCGCTCGCCCTGGTGTCCTGCGGCGCGCTGTTCTTCTCGCGCAACCTGCCCCGCGAGATCGTCGGCGGATCGGCAGAGCCCACGCCGTCGAGGCCCGAACGGCGGTCGGCGCGCCGCACCTGA
- a CDS encoding MFS transporter encodes MSSEQTAPIVPEPPVRLGRHAPRSLRDAWMALTGLSAVFLFEMLDNSILNVALPTIGRDLNASTAGLQWVTGAYAVVFGGSMLAFGAIADRYGRRRVMLIGLVLLGLASLATAFVSTTEELIAVRVGMGIAAAMTTPGSMALAFRLFAADDLRVKAMTVISTVGLVGLAIGPTAGGFVLAIAPWQVLLLVNVPIAALAIVGVRLGIPADDPAGLHRDPIDLVGAALGTAAIVLALIAPTLFVDQGIEAWMPWLVTAAAVAAGVFFVVRQRTARHPLLELPLIAHPLVSSGLAFKAAAAIATAGLGYLVTLQLQLDWGWPPALAALGMLPQVVVLLAGGVVITPFVRRVGMERAAWMSASAVVAGLAVYAVLGRLGYGWIAVALVLVAAGIRVVGVVAGTNVLRGLPESRTTIGAALTDTASEVASGVGLAVAGTVLAGLFAGSIATAGWTAQQTAEFREAVTVAGLALTVVAGALVLWGFLRARGGAEAPEAPTAS; translated from the coding sequence ATGTCCTCTGAGCAGACCGCTCCCATTGTCCCCGAGCCGCCCGTCCGTCTCGGCCGCCACGCTCCGCGCTCCCTCCGCGATGCGTGGATGGCTCTCACCGGCCTCTCCGCCGTGTTCCTCTTCGAGATGCTCGACAACTCGATCCTCAACGTCGCGCTGCCCACCATCGGCCGCGATCTCAACGCCTCGACCGCCGGCCTCCAGTGGGTGACAGGCGCGTACGCGGTCGTGTTCGGCGGCTCCATGCTCGCCTTCGGCGCCATCGCCGACCGGTACGGCCGCCGTCGGGTCATGCTCATCGGCCTCGTCCTGCTCGGCCTCGCCAGTCTCGCGACCGCGTTCGTCTCGACGACGGAAGAGCTGATCGCCGTGCGCGTCGGCATGGGAATCGCCGCCGCGATGACGACACCCGGCTCGATGGCGCTCGCGTTCCGGCTGTTCGCGGCGGACGACCTGCGCGTCAAGGCGATGACCGTCATCTCGACGGTCGGGCTCGTCGGACTCGCGATCGGACCGACGGCCGGCGGCTTCGTGCTCGCCATCGCCCCCTGGCAGGTGCTCCTGCTGGTGAACGTCCCCATCGCGGCGCTGGCGATCGTGGGCGTACGGCTCGGCATCCCCGCCGACGACCCCGCTGGGCTGCATCGGGACCCCATCGACCTGGTGGGTGCGGCGCTGGGCACCGCCGCCATCGTGCTCGCGCTGATCGCCCCGACGCTGTTCGTGGATCAGGGAATCGAGGCCTGGATGCCCTGGCTGGTGACGGCCGCGGCCGTCGCCGCAGGGGTCTTCTTCGTCGTGCGGCAGCGGACCGCCCGCCATCCGCTCCTCGAGCTGCCGCTGATCGCGCATCCCCTCGTCTCCAGCGGTCTGGCGTTCAAGGCCGCTGCCGCGATCGCCACGGCGGGGCTGGGATACCTCGTCACGCTGCAGCTGCAGCTCGACTGGGGGTGGCCTCCCGCGCTCGCGGCGCTCGGGATGCTGCCGCAGGTCGTCGTCCTGCTCGCGGGAGGGGTGGTCATCACCCCGTTCGTACGCCGGGTGGGGATGGAGCGGGCGGCCTGGATGAGCGCGAGCGCCGTCGTCGCGGGCCTCGCCGTGTACGCCGTTCTCGGCCGCCTCGGATACGGCTGGATCGCCGTGGCCCTCGTGCTGGTCGCGGCGGGCATCCGGGTCGTCGGCGTGGTCGCAGGCACCAACGTCCTCCGCGGCCTCCCCGAGAGCCGGACCACCATCGGCGCGGCACTCACCGACACCGCGTCCGAAGTCGCCTCGGGTGTGGGGCTCGCCGTCGCGGGGACGGTGCTCGCGGGACTCTTCGCGGGAAGCATCGCGACGGCGGGATGGACGGCGCAGCAGACGGCGGAGTTCCGCGAGGCCGTCACGGTCGCGGGGCTGGCGCTCACGGTGGTGGCGGGTGCGCTCGTGCTCTGGGGCTTCTTGCGCGCACGGGGCGGCGCCGAAGCGCCCGAGGCGCCCACCGCATCCTGA
- a CDS encoding FUSC family protein has product MTSWLRHHDPGFSALRRAARAAIAVPLLFLLGSRVIGNPEVALFGAFGAFAMLLFVDFGGPLRERVQAHAALAVTGAVLVCLGTLASSPIWLSALAMAVVALVVLFAGSVSSVIASAGTSLLLSFVLPVTLPGTVADIGPRLLGWAIAAAVGLVAITLLWPAPAREPLRLPAVEASRALAARIRAELPAMGDAAEISSLRERTAAAGEAAVSTLQSVFLATPYRPTGLSAPARTVVRLVDELNWLNAVIGQMVRHRAAPRDEVDAVGPRSATAAAARLGAAAADVLEEGALVLAQHAADPAALESALDRLAVERAAVEQTTLAVSPVGRTAASDEQAERFVAALDPGFRAQELAYAVETVAGNIALTARAERRTWWQRMLGRQPGDLNGPLAAATERATGFVGWNSVWLRNSIRGAIGLGLAVLLAKATGVQHSFWVVLGTMSVLRSSALNTGQTALRGVLGTVVGVIIGAAALFVIGDNPVALWLVLPVAILVAGVAPAAISFAAGQAAFTVVLVLLFNVIAPTGWTVGLIRIEDIALGCAVSLVVGALFWPRGASASLRTAVGDAYLAGIDYLRAAVEFGLARCDPATPRGAEPRQQSLRAAAASRRLDDAFRTYLTERGAKQRPLAEVSATVTGVAGIRLAADAILELWRGQASDVAAAPSAAAAHTTLDGQVDRLEEWYRALASALTARADLPTPAPPDPAADRSLASAVLGELDHSTAGAATAVRIIWTADYLEVVRRLERAIVEPGAPPA; this is encoded by the coding sequence GTGACGTCCTGGCTCCGACACCACGATCCGGGCTTCAGCGCGCTGCGTCGCGCGGCGCGCGCGGCCATCGCGGTGCCCCTGCTGTTCCTGCTCGGCAGCCGGGTCATCGGCAACCCCGAGGTCGCGCTGTTCGGCGCGTTCGGCGCGTTCGCCATGCTGCTCTTCGTCGACTTCGGCGGCCCGCTGCGCGAGCGGGTGCAGGCGCACGCAGCGCTCGCCGTCACGGGAGCGGTGCTCGTCTGCCTGGGAACGCTCGCCTCCTCGCCGATCTGGCTGTCCGCGCTCGCGATGGCCGTGGTCGCCCTCGTCGTGCTGTTCGCCGGTTCGGTGAGCTCCGTCATCGCGTCGGCCGGCACCTCCCTTCTCCTCTCCTTCGTGCTGCCCGTCACCCTGCCGGGGACGGTGGCCGACATCGGCCCGCGGCTGCTCGGCTGGGCCATCGCCGCGGCCGTCGGCCTCGTCGCGATCACCCTTCTCTGGCCGGCGCCCGCACGCGAGCCGCTGCGCCTCCCCGCCGTCGAGGCGTCCCGCGCGCTCGCCGCCCGCATCCGGGCCGAACTCCCCGCGATGGGGGATGCCGCCGAGATCTCCTCCCTGCGCGAGCGGACCGCTGCGGCGGGAGAGGCCGCGGTCAGCACACTGCAGAGCGTCTTCCTGGCCACCCCGTACCGCCCGACCGGGCTGAGCGCGCCGGCGCGGACCGTCGTCCGGCTGGTCGACGAGCTGAACTGGCTGAATGCGGTGATCGGCCAGATGGTCCGCCACCGTGCGGCGCCACGAGACGAGGTGGATGCTGTCGGCCCGCGCTCGGCGACGGCGGCGGCAGCGCGACTGGGGGCGGCCGCAGCCGACGTGCTCGAAGAGGGCGCCCTCGTCCTCGCCCAGCATGCCGCGGATCCCGCAGCACTGGAGTCGGCACTCGACCGTCTCGCGGTCGAGCGGGCGGCCGTGGAGCAGACGACGCTCGCCGTCTCGCCGGTGGGGCGGACCGCCGCCTCCGACGAGCAGGCCGAACGGTTCGTCGCCGCCCTCGACCCCGGGTTCCGCGCGCAGGAGCTCGCCTACGCCGTCGAGACCGTGGCGGGCAACATCGCCCTGACGGCACGGGCGGAGCGGCGCACCTGGTGGCAGCGGATGCTGGGTCGCCAGCCCGGTGATCTGAACGGTCCGCTGGCCGCCGCGACGGAGCGGGCGACCGGGTTCGTCGGCTGGAACTCGGTGTGGCTGCGCAACAGCATCCGCGGTGCGATCGGGCTCGGCCTGGCCGTGCTGCTCGCCAAAGCGACGGGCGTGCAGCACTCGTTCTGGGTGGTGCTCGGAACGATGTCCGTGCTGCGCTCCAGCGCCCTGAATACCGGGCAGACCGCGCTGCGCGGCGTGCTCGGCACGGTCGTCGGCGTCATCATCGGTGCGGCCGCCCTCTTCGTCATCGGTGACAACCCCGTCGCGCTCTGGCTGGTGCTCCCCGTGGCCATCCTCGTCGCGGGCGTCGCGCCCGCGGCGATCTCGTTCGCCGCAGGTCAGGCCGCGTTCACGGTCGTCCTCGTCCTGCTGTTCAACGTCATCGCGCCGACGGGATGGACGGTCGGTCTCATCCGGATCGAGGACATCGCCCTCGGCTGTGCCGTCAGCCTCGTCGTCGGCGCACTGTTCTGGCCGCGCGGCGCCTCCGCGTCGCTGCGCACGGCCGTCGGGGATGCGTACCTGGCCGGCATCGACTACCTCCGTGCCGCCGTCGAGTTCGGGCTGGCGCGCTGCGACCCGGCGACACCGCGCGGCGCCGAGCCGCGCCAACAGTCCCTGCGCGCCGCTGCGGCATCCCGTCGGCTGGACGATGCCTTCCGCACCTACCTGACGGAGCGCGGTGCCAAGCAGCGCCCGCTCGCGGAGGTGTCGGCGACCGTCACCGGCGTCGCCGGCATCCGGCTCGCCGCCGACGCGATCCTGGAATTGTGGCGCGGTCAGGCGTCCGACGTGGCGGCCGCTCCCAGCGCGGCCGCCGCACACACGACCCTCGACGGGCAGGTCGACCGCCTGGAGGAGTGGTACCGCGCCCTGGCCTCCGCCCTCACCGCCCGCGCTGATCTGCCGACGCCGGCGCCCCCGGATCCCGCCGCCGACCGCTCCCTCGCCTCCGCGGTGCTCGGCGAGCTCGACCATTCGACCGCCGGGGCCGCGACGGCCGTCCGCATCATCTGGACCGCCGACTACCTGGAGGTCGTCCGCCGGCTGGAGCGCGCGATCGTCGAGCCCGGCGCGCCGCCCGCGTAG